A region of Vibrio tubiashii ATCC 19109 DNA encodes the following proteins:
- a CDS encoding HAL/PAL/TAL family ammonia-lyase, producing MTKQNTNAIKFGAQALTIEDVVAIAQGANASLNNSPEFTAKIDRGVAFLERLLKEEGVIYGVTTGYGDSCTVAIPPNLVDELPLHLTRFHGCGLGEVLSHEQARAVLATRLCSLAQGVSGVTHDLLNQIVTLINQDIAPRIPQEGSVGASGDLTPLSYLAAALIGERDVLYKGEVRPTAEVFAELGIDPIHLKPKEGLALMNGTSVMTALACLAYKRAEYLAQLCTKITAMVSVGMHGNDFHFDEALFAVKPHPGQQQVAAWLRDDLKADRPPRNSDRLQDRYSLRCAPHVIGVVQDSLPWLRSMIENELNSANDNPIIDGDNERVLHGGHFYGGHIAMAMDTLKTGIANLADLLDRQMAQLMDYKFNNGLPFNLTGAEGERKPINHGFKAVQIGISAWTAEALKHTMPASVFSRSTECHNQDKVSMGTIAARDCIRVLELTEQVAAASLLASVQAVEIRRRHNELDEHHMSDNLKMIRDAVLGEFEFVAEDRPLEKDLRHFISRIQQRHWSLYSES from the coding sequence ATGACAAAGCAAAACACTAACGCCATTAAGTTTGGCGCACAGGCGCTAACCATAGAAGACGTGGTTGCCATTGCCCAAGGTGCCAATGCTAGCCTCAATAATTCACCAGAATTCACTGCAAAGATCGATCGCGGTGTTGCGTTTTTAGAACGCCTGCTGAAAGAAGAAGGCGTCATCTACGGTGTCACAACCGGCTACGGCGACTCATGTACCGTCGCAATTCCGCCTAACCTTGTTGACGAACTGCCACTGCATTTAACTCGCTTCCACGGCTGTGGTTTAGGTGAGGTGCTCTCTCATGAACAAGCAAGAGCAGTACTCGCAACGCGACTTTGCTCATTAGCGCAAGGTGTGTCTGGCGTTACCCATGATCTGCTTAACCAAATCGTTACTTTGATCAATCAAGATATTGCGCCACGTATTCCTCAAGAGGGCTCTGTTGGTGCCAGTGGCGACCTTACTCCACTTTCTTATTTGGCTGCAGCATTAATTGGCGAACGTGATGTCCTTTACAAAGGTGAAGTGCGCCCTACCGCTGAGGTGTTTGCCGAACTTGGCATTGATCCTATTCACCTAAAGCCCAAAGAAGGCCTAGCCTTAATGAACGGTACATCCGTCATGACTGCTTTGGCTTGTCTTGCCTATAAACGCGCCGAGTACTTAGCGCAACTTTGCACCAAGATTACTGCCATGGTTTCTGTCGGTATGCATGGTAACGACTTCCACTTCGATGAAGCTCTGTTTGCGGTTAAACCTCACCCGGGTCAACAGCAGGTCGCAGCTTGGTTACGTGATGATCTAAAAGCGGATCGTCCACCGCGCAACAGTGACCGACTACAAGACCGATACTCACTGCGCTGTGCGCCGCATGTTATCGGGGTAGTACAAGACTCACTACCTTGGCTACGTTCAATGATTGAGAACGAGCTAAACAGTGCCAACGACAACCCAATAATCGATGGCGACAACGAACGCGTTCTGCATGGTGGTCACTTCTATGGCGGCCATATTGCGATGGCAATGGATACGCTAAAAACAGGTATCGCTAACTTAGCTGACTTGCTCGACCGCCAAATGGCGCAGCTAATGGATTACAAATTCAATAACGGCTTACCATTCAACTTAACGGGTGCCGAAGGCGAACGTAAACCAATTAACCATGGCTTCAAAGCGGTACAAATTGGCATCTCGGCTTGGACAGCAGAGGCACTAAAACACACCATGCCTGCCAGTGTTTTCTCTCGCTCAACGGAATGTCATAACCAAGATAAAGTCAGCATGGGCACCATTGCAGCGCGTGATTGTATTCGCGTATTGGAGCTGACTGAACAAGTTGCTGCCGCTTCGCTTTTGGCAAGTGTTCAAGCGGTAGAGATTCGTCGCCGTCATAATGAGCTCGATGAGCACCATATGAGCGACAATCTAAAGATGATTCGCGATGCCGTACTTGGAGAGTTTGAATTTGTTGCAGAAGATCGTCCATTGGAGAAAGATCTGCGCCACTTTATTTCACGTATTCAACAGCGTCACTGGTCTTTGTACTCGGAGTCATAA
- a CDS encoding glycosyltransferase family 2 protein: MEHYQPCFLIPCYNHGSTIAAVVSSLEPFSLPFIVVDDGSNNETKQALQQLAEQDNITLVTLSENSGKGGAVMAGIRKAKALGYSHVAQIDADGQHDVEALPNLLASSQQNPNHLISGQPVYDDSVPKSRLYGRYATHVWVWIETLSFAIKDSMCGFRAYPVAKTVDVLDKYDIGTRMDFDIEILVRMYWEGVEIDFVETRVIYPEGGISHFDALWDNVKISWMHTRLFFAMLPRIPRLLARNRRKSAANKDAHWSKRQEQGTIFGIKLMLAIYSLLGRKVFNLILKVVMRYYHLTGKDAKQASDIYLKQLKSYAQQHSLTLPNGLDSYQHLLSFGHTMLDKLAAWKGDFNVDNLTIHGQEHFQEMVDNNQGVLILGSHLGNIELCRALGRRHSHVKINALVFTEHAERFNTVMKAVNPNSELNLIQVSSMGPDTAILLQQKIEQGEWVVIVGDRTSTSKESRSVWAEFLGKPAPFPQGPFMLASVLKAPVYLLFGLRDDSSEKPHFDVYFEPFSDKIVLPRKERQQALEKVVQDYANRLQHYTLRAPLQWYNFFNFWTLSNQNDDKAKH, translated from the coding sequence GTGGAACATTACCAACCTTGTTTCCTTATCCCTTGCTATAACCATGGCAGTACCATCGCTGCTGTGGTGTCATCGCTCGAACCTTTTTCATTACCTTTTATTGTGGTGGATGACGGCAGCAATAATGAAACTAAACAGGCACTTCAACAGTTAGCCGAGCAAGACAATATTACTCTGGTCACGCTGTCTGAGAATTCGGGCAAAGGTGGCGCCGTCATGGCCGGTATTCGCAAAGCGAAAGCGCTTGGCTACAGTCATGTGGCGCAAATTGATGCCGATGGGCAGCACGACGTAGAAGCGCTGCCTAATCTGCTAGCGTCTTCACAGCAAAACCCCAATCATCTCATTTCTGGTCAGCCCGTCTACGATGATAGCGTGCCTAAATCGCGCTTATATGGTCGATACGCGACCCACGTTTGGGTCTGGATAGAGACACTGTCGTTTGCCATCAAAGACAGTATGTGTGGCTTTCGAGCCTATCCAGTAGCCAAAACCGTAGACGTTCTCGATAAGTACGACATCGGCACACGAATGGATTTCGATATCGAGATTCTTGTGCGTATGTATTGGGAAGGCGTCGAGATTGATTTTGTTGAAACTCGCGTTATCTACCCTGAAGGCGGCATCTCCCACTTTGATGCTCTGTGGGACAACGTTAAAATCAGTTGGATGCACACGCGACTTTTCTTCGCCATGTTGCCAAGAATCCCTCGTTTACTGGCGCGTAACCGTCGCAAGAGCGCTGCCAATAAAGATGCACACTGGTCTAAACGACAAGAGCAAGGCACCATCTTTGGTATCAAATTGATGCTCGCGATCTACAGCTTGCTGGGGCGTAAGGTGTTTAACCTTATCCTCAAAGTTGTCATGCGTTACTATCACCTAACTGGCAAAGACGCGAAACAAGCTTCTGACATCTATCTCAAGCAGCTGAAAAGTTACGCTCAGCAACACTCGCTCACTCTGCCCAATGGATTAGATAGCTATCAGCATTTACTCTCGTTTGGTCATACCATGCTAGATAAACTGGCCGCTTGGAAAGGTGACTTCAATGTCGATAATCTGACCATTCACGGTCAAGAACATTTCCAAGAAATGGTCGACAATAACCAAGGGGTACTTATCCTTGGTTCGCACTTGGGTAATATTGAGCTTTGCCGTGCGCTTGGCCGCCGACATTCACACGTCAAGATTAACGCTTTGGTCTTTACTGAACATGCTGAGCGTTTCAACACCGTGATGAAGGCCGTCAACCCAAATTCTGAGTTAAATTTAATACAGGTCAGCTCAATGGGGCCGGATACTGCGATTTTACTCCAGCAAAAAATCGAGCAAGGTGAGTGGGTGGTTATTGTCGGTGACCGCACTTCCACCAGCAAAGAAAGTCGCTCTGTGTGGGCAGAGTTTTTAGGTAAACCTGCTCCCTTCCCGCAAGGCCCATTTATGCTGGCTTCAGTGCTCAAAGCACCTGTTTACCTATTATTTGGCTTAAGAGATGATTCAAGTGAGAAACCTCACTTTGACGTCTATTTCGAACCATTTAGCGACAAGATCGTTCTTCCACGTAAAGAACGTCAGCAAGCGCTAGAGAAAGTGGTGCAAGATTACGCTAATCGACTGCAACACTACACCCTGCGAGCACCCTTGCAGTGGTATAATTTTTTCAATTTTTGGACATTAAGTAATCAGAATGATGACAAAGCAAAACACTAA
- a CDS encoding ApeI family dehydratase — MDKRKPTIIDVKTIDSETTLTFKVDADILDFRGHFTDFPLLPGVSQIDWALYYAVEQLSTPPTFKGMEVIKFQEPILPDMTVNLALSWDETKQKLAFKYSSQQGERLVIHSSGKMKLGQ; from the coding sequence ATGGATAAAAGAAAACCAACGATAATAGATGTAAAGACAATAGATTCAGAAACGACTTTAACTTTTAAAGTGGATGCTGACATATTGGATTTTCGTGGTCACTTTACTGATTTCCCTTTGCTGCCGGGCGTCAGCCAAATCGATTGGGCGCTGTATTATGCCGTTGAACAGCTAAGCACTCCGCCGACGTTTAAAGGCATGGAAGTGATCAAGTTCCAAGAGCCTATCCTACCAGACATGACAGTTAACCTTGCGCTGAGCTGGGATGAAACAAAGCAAAAGCTCGCCTTCAAGTACAGTTCACAACAAGGTGAGAGATTGGTTATCCACTCTTCAGGTAAAATGAAGTTAGGTCAGTAA
- a CDS encoding AMP-binding protein, with protein MNLVNPEFTSLASLMDASRLSTKPVAFESNETITWGQFQQDVAEFSQQLSQHSAKRVALCFGNSYLFAVSFFASCYASKTIILPGNYQTQAVAELNDHFDLVIHDEQVVVANELKALKLNQYAHGTINEVSFDTLSLEQISITLFTSGSSGKAKAINKTLLQLATEIEILESLWGQTLVDTRIESTVSHQHIYGLLFRLLWPLCAGRPFAQFNLEFPEQIVHHADDNTVLVSSPALLKRLTEEHSSSPLRCVFSSGGPLPLSAAKHSNELFTHLPIEVFGSTETGGIAFRQQQVATTPWQLFPSVEAELNSENCLRLRAPHIAGGEWYQTADECHFHDNVTFDLKGRTDRVVKIEEKRISLVEVEKRLEQLDCIEESAVIPMQDGNRLTLCAVIVLTNAGQQEVERLGKGKFWLSLRKSLRDWLEPIAIPRKYRVLDEIPLNSQGKRQVAEIEKLFQD; from the coding sequence ATGAACCTAGTTAACCCCGAATTTACTTCGCTTGCTTCGCTTATGGACGCATCGCGCTTGAGCACAAAGCCAGTGGCGTTCGAGTCAAACGAAACCATTACATGGGGTCAGTTTCAACAAGATGTGGCTGAGTTTTCTCAGCAGCTATCGCAACATTCGGCAAAGCGCGTCGCTCTGTGCTTTGGTAACAGCTATCTATTTGCGGTCAGTTTCTTTGCCAGTTGTTATGCAAGTAAAACAATCATCCTACCGGGTAATTACCAAACTCAAGCCGTAGCGGAGCTAAATGACCATTTCGATCTCGTTATCCATGATGAGCAAGTCGTGGTAGCGAACGAACTGAAAGCACTAAAGCTCAATCAATACGCACACGGGACGATCAATGAAGTTTCCTTTGATACGTTATCACTCGAACAGATCTCGATAACCTTGTTCACTTCCGGCTCTAGCGGTAAAGCGAAAGCGATCAACAAAACGCTTTTACAGCTTGCAACTGAAATTGAAATATTAGAGTCACTGTGGGGACAAACCTTGGTAGATACACGTATTGAAAGTACCGTATCTCACCAACACATCTATGGCTTACTGTTTCGCCTGTTATGGCCTTTGTGTGCAGGTAGGCCGTTTGCACAGTTCAATCTTGAGTTTCCAGAACAAATTGTCCACCACGCGGATGACAATACTGTCTTGGTTAGCAGCCCTGCCTTACTTAAGCGTTTGACAGAGGAGCATTCTAGCTCACCACTACGTTGTGTTTTCTCCTCGGGCGGTCCATTACCCCTAAGTGCAGCCAAACACAGCAATGAGTTATTTACTCACCTTCCGATTGAAGTCTTCGGTAGTACAGAAACTGGAGGGATTGCATTTAGACAACAGCAAGTGGCAACGACACCTTGGCAGTTGTTTCCAAGTGTAGAAGCAGAGCTAAATAGCGAAAATTGTCTTAGACTGCGTGCTCCGCACATTGCAGGTGGTGAGTGGTATCAGACAGCGGATGAATGCCATTTCCATGATAATGTGACCTTTGACCTAAAAGGGCGTACTGATCGAGTCGTGAAAATTGAGGAAAAACGTATTTCTTTGGTTGAAGTAGAAAAACGTTTGGAACAATTAGATTGCATTGAAGAAAGCGCGGTCATTCCAATGCAAGATGGGAACCGTTTAACACTTTGCGCAGTCATAGTATTAACCAACGCAGGCCAACAAGAGGTGGAGCGACTTGGTAAAGGAAAGTTTTGGCTCTCTTTACGTAAAAGTCTGCGCGACTGGCTAGAGCCTATCGCGATTCCAAGAAAGTATCGCGTGCTAGATGAAATTCCGCTTAACAGTCAAGGTAAGCGACAAGTCGCTGAAATTGAAAAGCTATTCCAAGATTAA
- a CDS encoding COG4648 family protein produces MRQLLTVLSALVLLAYPFAVYFGIDKYGLSMVGILLIAALGARLLSVHRTKLKELKYVAQVTAVTGISLVGLGILFKQHGWLMFYPVVVNLCMLVVFASSLKQPQTIIERLARLQEPDLPQSGVDYTRKVTIVWCLFFVLNGLTALYTCFQSIEVWTLYNGLISYILAGSLFAIEWVVRQFIRKDHSPK; encoded by the coding sequence ATGCGCCAATTGCTGACAGTTCTGTCTGCACTTGTCCTGCTCGCTTATCCATTCGCCGTTTACTTCGGCATAGATAAATACGGCCTTTCCATGGTGGGGATTCTATTGATCGCCGCCTTGGGAGCACGCCTTCTGTCCGTACATCGTACCAAACTAAAAGAACTCAAATACGTCGCGCAAGTTACCGCTGTTACGGGTATCTCACTGGTTGGATTAGGTATCCTGTTCAAACAACATGGCTGGTTGATGTTCTACCCCGTCGTTGTCAACCTATGTATGCTGGTTGTGTTTGCTTCTAGCTTGAAGCAGCCCCAGACCATCATAGAGCGCTTGGCACGCCTTCAAGAACCCGACCTACCTCAAAGCGGTGTTGATTACACGCGTAAAGTCACCATAGTTTGGTGTCTATTCTTTGTTCTCAATGGTTTGACTGCCCTGTATACCTGTTTCCAATCTATCGAAGTTTGGACACTATACAACGGGCTGATCAGCTACATTCTTGCTGGCAGCTTGTTTGCAATTGAGTGGGTTGTGCGTCAGTTTATTCGTAAGGATCACTCACCAAAATGA
- a CDS encoding acyl carrier protein, which yields MTDVNKEQVFAQVKDALEELFEIDTADIVPEAHLYQDLDLDSIDAVDLVVHLQNVTGKKIKPAEFSTVRTVEDVVNAVTELLKEA from the coding sequence ATGACAGATGTAAATAAAGAACAGGTATTTGCTCAAGTAAAGGACGCACTTGAAGAGTTATTTGAGATTGATACTGCGGATATCGTGCCTGAAGCGCACTTGTATCAAGATCTTGATTTAGACAGCATTGACGCTGTTGACCTAGTAGTTCACCTACAGAACGTGACAGGCAAAAAAATCAAACCCGCTGAGTTCAGTACTGTGCGTACTGTCGAAGACGTGGTTAACGCAGTGACTGAGCTTCTTAAGGAAGCCTAA
- a CDS encoding phosphopantetheine-binding protein, translating into MEKLHNEIKQLIIDALNLEDLTIDDIETDAPLFGDGLGLDSIDALELGLAIKKKYNIVIDADDSNTREHFASVSNLAKYISSQISE; encoded by the coding sequence GTGGAAAAACTACACAACGAAATAAAACAACTTATAATTGATGCACTAAATCTAGAAGATTTAACCATTGACGATATTGAGACAGACGCTCCACTGTTTGGTGATGGTCTTGGCCTAGACTCAATCGATGCGTTAGAGCTAGGTTTAGCGATTAAGAAGAAATACAACATTGTCATCGATGCGGATGATTCAAATACTCGCGAGCACTTTGCTTCAGTGAGTAATTTAGCGAAGTATATTTCTTCACAGATCAGTGAATAA
- a CDS encoding lysophospholipid acyltransferase family protein → MKTFDQHWRVFATGFCFSVFGLGGLTLSFVVIPAIHLLTKDQTVREYRVQGAIQRSFNLFCKLMKFTGAIDYKIVGAELLQQDKNCLIVANHPSLIDYVLIASQLKRCDCLVKSAIWANPFMKHIVKAAGYIPNETPDDLLAICEKRFEQGNVLLVFPEGTRTTPGVESKLQRGSAQIAVRTERDLRVIHISVSPSFLTKETKWYQVPPTKPFFLVEVKDKVEVKPFIEQTTSPTIAARRLQQHLSETIFPEND, encoded by the coding sequence ATGAAAACATTCGATCAACATTGGCGTGTTTTCGCGACGGGATTCTGCTTCTCTGTTTTTGGCCTTGGCGGCTTAACCCTGAGTTTTGTCGTAATCCCCGCAATTCACCTATTGACCAAAGATCAAACGGTTCGAGAGTACCGTGTTCAAGGTGCCATTCAGCGTTCATTCAATCTGTTTTGTAAACTGATGAAGTTCACTGGTGCCATTGATTACAAAATTGTCGGCGCTGAGCTTCTGCAACAAGACAAAAACTGCTTAATCGTTGCCAACCATCCAAGCCTTATTGACTATGTTCTAATTGCATCGCAATTGAAACGATGTGACTGCTTAGTTAAATCTGCCATTTGGGCCAACCCATTTATGAAGCATATTGTTAAGGCGGCGGGTTACATTCCAAATGAAACGCCTGATGACTTGCTGGCAATATGCGAAAAACGTTTTGAACAAGGCAACGTACTGCTCGTCTTCCCAGAGGGCACCCGAACCACACCCGGTGTTGAATCGAAACTACAGCGAGGCTCAGCGCAAATCGCTGTGCGCACTGAGCGAGATTTACGCGTAATTCACATTAGCGTTTCTCCGAGCTTTCTCACAAAAGAGACAAAATGGTATCAAGTTCCCCCTACCAAGCCTTTTTTCCTTGTTGAAGTTAAGGATAAAGTTGAGGTTAAACCATTTATAGAGCAAACTACGTCCCCAACAATTGCCGCTCGCCGTTTGCAGCAGCATTTATCAGAGACGATCTTTCCAGAAAATGACTAG
- a CDS encoding beta-ketoacyl synthase chain length factor, whose amino-acid sequence MLNSDINISFNIDAWLAHSNGFSVSQNWESWANSLQWPEEDKLITSAIPPMMRRRMSNLSKLAVQTTIELLNEHEVDYLVFASRHGELHRSVKLVDDILNGEEASPMAFSQSVHNTAAGLATIATKKPIPLTSIAASENTFQSAIIEAWLYLNDHPNSKVLVVDFDEPLPDAYKKYEDQSYRGYGLGLVVANGNGFSLSQHQTSETSAQTLPQGLEFIRHFLSNQSQWKIESPQQTWTWQRN is encoded by the coding sequence ATGCTAAATTCAGATATCAACATCTCATTTAACATCGACGCGTGGCTCGCGCATTCTAACGGATTCTCAGTGTCTCAAAACTGGGAAAGTTGGGCAAATAGCTTACAGTGGCCTGAAGAGGACAAATTAATTACCTCTGCGATTCCACCTATGATGCGCCGTAGAATGAGTAATCTGAGCAAGCTTGCCGTTCAAACGACCATCGAACTTCTCAATGAGCACGAGGTCGACTACCTGGTCTTCGCCAGTCGTCATGGAGAACTGCACCGCAGTGTCAAACTTGTCGACGACATCTTAAATGGTGAAGAAGCTTCTCCGATGGCGTTTTCTCAGTCGGTACACAATACTGCGGCAGGTCTTGCCACCATCGCGACCAAAAAACCTATTCCTCTTACTTCTATTGCTGCTTCAGAAAATACGTTCCAAAGTGCGATTATCGAAGCTTGGTTGTACTTAAACGATCATCCAAACAGCAAAGTATTGGTTGTCGATTTCGATGAGCCACTACCTGACGCTTACAAAAAGTATGAAGACCAGAGCTATCGCGGTTACGGCTTAGGACTTGTTGTTGCAAATGGCAACGGCTTCTCGCTATCGCAGCATCAAACTAGCGAGACATCAGCCCAAACACTGCCACAAGGATTAGAATTCATCCGTCATTTCTTGTCTAATCAAAGCCAATGGAAAATTGAATCCCCACAACAGACATGGACTTGGCAGAGAAATTAA
- a CDS encoding methyltransferase, with protein MVQENKDPFNALEAKTEAQKLSFAPIVFQTARTLRDLGILSALDKAGEKGLNAVDIAQQTQVSEYGVKVLLDMAISANIVLWEKPNYCLANLGFFILHDGMTNANMDFTADVCYAAMMHLTEAIVEGKPAGLKELGDWETIYQGLSTLPEQAKESWFKFDHFYSDRSFPVLLEEVFKSQPKTLVDIGGNTGKWAMQCCNYNPDVEITIVDLPQQLEMAMKNAKDQGFASRVHPHPANMLDKQQVLPESADVWWMSQFLDCFSPMEILNILKKVKGQLRQGDSIYILELFWDAQKYDAASFSLNATSLYFTCLANGNSRFYRSDDFLEIIEAAGLVVEERTDNIGLGHTLLKLKSQ; from the coding sequence GTGGTACAAGAAAACAAAGACCCGTTTAATGCTCTAGAAGCAAAAACAGAGGCTCAAAAGCTATCATTTGCGCCAATTGTGTTCCAAACAGCGCGCACTTTACGTGATTTAGGTATTTTGTCTGCTCTAGATAAAGCAGGTGAAAAAGGCTTAAATGCGGTAGACATTGCTCAGCAAACTCAGGTTTCCGAGTATGGCGTTAAAGTGTTGCTTGATATGGCGATCAGCGCCAATATCGTGTTGTGGGAAAAACCTAACTATTGCCTAGCAAACTTAGGCTTCTTTATCCTCCATGATGGCATGACCAATGCCAACATGGATTTTACTGCTGATGTTTGTTACGCGGCGATGATGCATCTCACCGAAGCGATAGTTGAAGGCAAACCAGCTGGCTTGAAGGAGCTTGGTGACTGGGAAACCATTTATCAAGGTTTGTCGACTCTGCCAGAGCAAGCAAAAGAGAGCTGGTTTAAGTTTGATCATTTCTATTCTGACCGTTCGTTCCCGGTTCTGCTCGAAGAAGTTTTTAAAAGCCAACCGAAAACACTGGTTGATATCGGTGGCAACACGGGTAAGTGGGCAATGCAATGCTGTAACTACAACCCAGATGTTGAGATCACCATTGTTGATTTACCTCAACAGCTTGAGATGGCGATGAAAAATGCTAAAGATCAGGGCTTTGCAAGTCGAGTTCATCCGCACCCTGCCAATATGCTCGATAAGCAGCAAGTACTGCCAGAAAGCGCCGATGTTTGGTGGATGAGCCAGTTCTTAGATTGCTTCTCGCCAATGGAAATTCTCAATATCCTCAAGAAAGTCAAAGGTCAGCTTCGTCAAGGCGATTCAATCTACATTCTTGAGTTGTTCTGGGACGCGCAAAAATACGACGCCGCTTCTTTCAGTTTGAATGCCACTTCTCTCTACTTTACCTGCCTAGCCAATGGCAATAGCCGTTTTTATCGTAGCGACGATTTCTTAGAGATCATTGAAGCAGCAGGTTTAGTCGTTGAAGAAAGAACCGATAATATTGGTCTTGGGCATACGTTGCTCAAGCTAAAATCACAATAA
- a CDS encoding NAD(P)/FAD-dependent oxidoreductase — MKKEITQVVVVGAGPSGSTVSALLNAQDINVIVIEKALFPRFSIGESLLPACMEVVEQAGMLDAVNQYGFQYKDGAAFRRAGVYTQFEFTDKFTSGPGTTFQVQRGNFDKVLADSAETQGVEIRYQHELTELEFVGERSLLTVKDKQGESYQIEADYVLDASGFGRVLPRMLDLEEPSCLPPRKAIFTHIVDNIDPQALEYDRNKILISVHPENHDVWYWLIPFSNGVCSFGVVGEPEFFDRYPEDKIAAIKQLASEESGLARLLANAEYPNPAGELGGYSANVKQLATKHYALLGNAGEFLDPVFSSGVTIAMKSAQYAAECVVKQLNGQEVDWNEEYAKPLMVGVNTFRTYVEGWYSGILQDVIFYQNPNPRIKQMISAILAGYAWDQDNPYVKNSDQRLKTLAELVRENNNA; from the coding sequence ATGAAAAAAGAAATTACCCAAGTCGTTGTTGTTGGTGCAGGGCCTTCAGGTTCTACGGTTTCTGCGTTGTTAAACGCGCAGGACATAAACGTAATTGTTATTGAAAAGGCGCTGTTCCCACGCTTTTCTATCGGAGAAAGCCTACTTCCCGCGTGTATGGAAGTGGTAGAGCAGGCCGGCATGCTTGATGCGGTTAATCAATACGGTTTTCAGTACAAAGATGGCGCAGCGTTTAGGCGCGCTGGCGTATACACCCAGTTTGAATTCACCGATAAATTTACTTCAGGGCCAGGGACCACGTTCCAAGTACAGCGAGGTAACTTTGATAAAGTCCTCGCCGATAGCGCTGAGACGCAAGGGGTAGAAATTCGATATCAGCATGAGTTAACTGAACTTGAGTTTGTTGGTGAGCGCTCTTTGCTGACAGTGAAAGATAAGCAGGGTGAGAGCTACCAAATAGAAGCAGACTATGTGTTGGATGCGAGTGGCTTTGGGCGAGTTTTACCAAGAATGCTTGACCTTGAAGAGCCTTCTTGCCTTCCGCCACGCAAAGCTATTTTTACTCATATCGTTGATAACATTGACCCGCAAGCGTTAGAGTACGACCGCAACAAGATTCTAATTTCAGTGCACCCAGAAAATCACGATGTCTGGTACTGGTTGATTCCTTTTTCCAATGGCGTGTGTTCATTTGGTGTGGTGGGGGAACCTGAGTTCTTCGACCGCTACCCGGAAGATAAAATTGCCGCTATTAAGCAACTGGCGAGTGAAGAGTCTGGTTTAGCCCGATTGCTTGCCAATGCAGAATACCCAAACCCTGCGGGAGAGCTAGGCGGATACTCAGCGAACGTAAAACAACTCGCGACCAAGCACTATGCTCTGCTAGGCAATGCAGGAGAGTTTCTTGATCCGGTATTTTCTTCCGGTGTGACCATTGCGATGAAGTCGGCCCAGTATGCCGCCGAGTGCGTGGTGAAACAGCTAAATGGGCAAGAGGTGGATTGGAATGAAGAGTATGCTAAGCCACTGATGGTTGGTGTAAATACTTTCCGAACTTATGTCGAAGGCTGGTATAGCGGTATTCTGCAAGATGTTATCTTCTACCAGAACCCTAATCCTAGAATTAAGCAAATGATCAGCGCTATCTTAGCGGGGTATGCATGGGATCAAGATAACCCATACGTTAAGAATAGCGATCAACGATTAAAAACATTGGCGGAGCTAGTTCGCGAAAACAATAACGCTTAG
- a CDS encoding DUF3081 domain-containing protein: MKNELDPTKVLQAYETVMANGSPTEHGKIYEGVEAFSDYDGYNVYMRGNGVELKIGFHNTYHLDYDQEHLRDSFLKKVAMLAK; encoded by the coding sequence ATGAAGAACGAACTTGATCCAACCAAGGTTCTACAAGCTTACGAAACGGTGATGGCGAACGGCTCACCAACTGAGCATGGCAAGATCTATGAAGGTGTTGAAGCCTTCTCTGATTACGATGGGTACAATGTGTATATGCGAGGTAATGGTGTCGAGCTAAAAATTGGCTTTCACAATACCTATCATCTCGATTATGACCAAGAGCACCTTAGAGATAGCTTCCTGAAAAAGGTCGCCATGTTAGCGAAATAG